Proteins encoded in a region of the Malaciobacter mytili LMG 24559 genome:
- a CDS encoding sensor histidine kinase, with amino-acid sequence MKRILFIFAVILFTQTSFLYAKSVKNILILNSYHKGFEWSDKLIDGMEKLFYKSNIDTTILYMDSKRISSKDYFDKLKELYQLQLTKHKYDLVVAIDKFAYAFILQNYKELNIKQPIYFLGIEQFFEEEVKEYGLEGKVSGMMERRAIEENIDIIKTLMPTIKKLYILNDQSANGDDSEIFIKNAIKKVSEKIEIEYIRKIRFEDLIEKFSIYKKDEALFFVRFYNDSTGKLYQNYEIASFIQNAKIPVFVTDDLFIKKGALGGKLVDIKQLGINSAMRIKGILQKQVNTPKIEVDNSYKYVFDYGKVKEFNINLSRLDKNFTYVNAPISFFERNREFINFVFVIAPFLLFLILGLMHNLYLRIKSAKKLKQRMQFDKVLLNSINSPIIWEDDKGYIVDSNSKFNELLNMSCEEMQGKRLRDFVENQNVSNLFKLLKTFINKNAFDENELVLKSRDDTEHIYMINKTDYTENIYKTSGTVVVFTDVTKEKLALREKIKHQEFIIQQSKLAEIGEIFSSIAHQWKTPLLEITTIAQEQIYSCEGKIDEENNAFVNDIMVQVKYMAETISDFQNFIMPSANKVSFDIYEAVSKMLEIMKHNIKYNYIKVNVNVKPNTNLIIYGYKNELMQTLLNIVNNAKDAIIKRRKQNKIKQGIINIDIKNLDNKVLIEIEDNGGGIPKEHINNVFEAYYTTKQNGHGIGLYMAKLIIEDKMDGKINVENTKNGAKFIIKLGVNDENIIARR; translated from the coding sequence ATGAAACGCATACTGTTTATATTTGCAGTAATACTTTTTACACAAACTTCATTTCTATATGCAAAGAGTGTGAAAAATATTTTAATATTAAACTCATACCATAAAGGTTTTGAGTGGAGTGATAAGCTTATAGATGGTATGGAAAAGCTATTTTATAAATCCAATATAGATACTACAATTTTATATATGGATTCAAAAAGAATTTCTTCTAAAGACTACTTTGATAAATTAAAAGAACTATACCAATTACAATTAACAAAACATAAATATGATTTAGTTGTGGCTATTGATAAATTTGCATATGCTTTTATTTTACAAAACTATAAAGAATTAAATATTAAGCAACCCATATACTTTCTAGGAATTGAGCAATTTTTTGAAGAAGAAGTTAAAGAGTATGGCTTAGAGGGTAAAGTCTCAGGTATGATGGAAAGAAGAGCTATTGAAGAAAATATTGATATTATCAAAACTTTAATGCCAACAATTAAAAAGTTATATATCTTAAATGATCAAAGTGCAAATGGAGATGATTCGGAGATTTTTATTAAAAATGCAATAAAAAAAGTTTCGGAAAAAATAGAAATAGAGTATATAAGAAAAATTAGATTTGAGGATTTAATAGAAAAATTTTCAATATATAAAAAAGATGAAGCATTATTTTTTGTAAGATTTTATAATGACAGCACAGGGAAACTATATCAAAATTATGAAATTGCTTCATTTATACAAAATGCAAAAATTCCTGTTTTTGTAACAGATGATTTATTTATAAAAAAAGGTGCTTTAGGGGGAAAACTTGTAGATATAAAGCAACTTGGAATTAATTCTGCTATGAGAATAAAAGGAATTTTACAAAAACAGGTAAATACACCAAAAATAGAAGTAGATAATTCATACAAATATGTATTTGATTATGGAAAAGTAAAAGAGTTTAATATAAACCTTTCAAGATTGGATAAAAATTTTACTTATGTAAATGCTCCTATATCTTTTTTTGAAAGAAATAGAGAGTTTATAAATTTTGTTTTTGTAATTGCACCTTTTTTACTTTTTCTAATTTTGGGATTAATGCACAATTTATATTTAAGAATAAAAAGTGCAAAAAAATTAAAACAAAGAATGCAGTTTGATAAAGTTTTATTAAACTCAATTAATAGTCCAATAATATGGGAAGATGATAAGGGCTATATTGTTGATTCAAATTCAAAGTTTAATGAATTATTAAATATGTCATGTGAAGAAATGCAAGGAAAAAGATTAAGAGATTTTGTAGAAAACCAAAATGTTTCAAATCTTTTTAAATTATTAAAAACTTTTATAAATAAAAATGCCTTTGATGAAAATGAGCTAGTATTAAAATCAAGGGATGATACAGAACATATATATATGATAAATAAAACAGACTACACAGAAAATATTTATAAAACAAGTGGAACAGTTGTAGTCTTTACTGATGTTACAAAAGAAAAACTTGCATTAAGAGAAAAAATAAAACATCAAGAGTTTATTATACAACAGTCAAAATTAGCAGAAATTGGTGAAATTTTTTCATCAATTGCACATCAATGGAAAACACCTCTTTTAGAAATAACAACTATTGCCCAAGAGCAAATTTATTCTTGTGAAGGGAAAATTGATGAAGAGAATAATGCTTTTGTAAATGATATTATGGTTCAAGTTAAATATATGGCTGAAACAATAAGTGATTTTCAAAATTTTATTATGCCTTCGGCAAATAAAGTATCTTTTGATATTTATGAAGCAGTTTCAAAGATGCTAGAAATTATGAAGCATAATATAAAGTATAATTATATAAAAGTTAATGTAAATGTAAAGCCAAATACAAACTTAATTATTTATGGATATAAAAATGAGTTAATGCAAACTCTTTTAAATATTGTTAATAATGCAAAAGATGCAATTATAAAAAGAAGAAAACAAAATAAAATAAAACAAGGCATAATAAATATTGATATAAAAAATTTAGATAATAAAGTGTTAATAGAAATAGAAGATAATGGTGGCGGAATACCAAAAGAGCATATAAATAA
- a CDS encoding type II asparaginase has translation MTKLLKRVAALSLVGASMLLAKPNIAILATGGTIAGSGESSVKSAYSAGAVTVDKLLSAVPSINEMANIKGEQISNIGSQEMNNEVWLKLAKRVNELLKRDDVDGVVITHGTDTMEATSYFLDLTVKSKKPIVFVGAMRSGSSMSADGPMNIYNAVSVAINKESNEKGVLVVMNDEIHSAREVTKYNTSAVNAFVSPNTGKIGTVYYGDVHFYMTPIRKHTYQSEFDIEKINSLPKVEILYAHANDSEIFVNAAVKAGAKGIIHAGMGNGNPYPTTQEALGEAVKKGIVVARTSRVGSGRTNLHGEVDDEKYGFIATDNLNAQKARVLLMLGLTKTQDKKALQDMFFKY, from the coding sequence ATGACTAAATTATTAAAAAGAGTTGCGGCGTTATCATTAGTAGGAGCATCAATGCTTTTAGCAAAACCAAATATCGCGATTTTAGCTACAGGTGGAACAATTGCAGGTTCAGGTGAATCATCAGTAAAAAGTGCTTATTCAGCAGGTGCAGTAACAGTTGATAAATTACTTTCAGCAGTTCCTTCAATTAATGAAATGGCAAATATTAAAGGTGAGCAAATCTCAAATATTGGTTCTCAAGAGATGAATAATGAGGTTTGGTTAAAATTAGCTAAAAGAGTAAATGAATTACTAAAAAGAGATGATGTTGATGGAGTTGTTATTACACATGGTACAGATACAATGGAAGCAACTTCTTATTTTCTTGATTTAACTGTTAAAAGTAAAAAACCTATTGTTTTTGTAGGTGCTATGAGATCTGGTTCTTCAATGAGTGCTGATGGACCAATGAATATTTATAATGCTGTAAGTGTTGCTATTAATAAAGAAAGTAATGAAAAAGGTGTTTTAGTTGTAATGAATGATGAAATTCATAGTGCAAGAGAAGTTACAAAATATAATACTTCAGCTGTTAATGCATTTGTGTCTCCAAATACAGGAAAAATTGGTACAGTTTATTATGGAGATGTTCATTTTTATATGACACCAATTAGAAAACATACATATCAATCTGAATTTGATATTGAAAAAATTAACTCATTACCAAAAGTAGAAATTTTATATGCTCATGCAAATGATAGTGAAATTTTTGTTAATGCAGCTGTAAAAGCTGGTGCAAAAGGTATTATTCACGCAGGTATGGGTAATGGAAATCCTTATCCAACTACACAAGAGGCTTTAGGTGAAGCTGTTAAAAAAGGTATAGTTGTTGCTAGAACTTCAAGAGTAGGAAGTGGTAGAACAAACTTACATGGTGAAGTTGATGATGAAAAATATGGATTTATTGCTACAGATAATTTAAATGCACAAAAAGCAAGAGTTCTTTTAATGTTAGGTCTTACAAAAACTCAAGACAAAAAAGCATTACAAGATATGTTTTTTAAATATTAA
- a CDS encoding anaerobic C4-dicarboxylate transporter, which translates to MLGLEIVVVLAAIFLGARLGGIGIGYAGGLGVLVLCLFFGLKPGSIPIDVILIIMSVIAAIAAMQIAGGLDYMVKIAEDILRKNPKHITYLAPAVTYFMTLLAGTGHTAYSTLPVIAEVAKEQGVRPSRPLGIAVVASQIAITASPISAAVVFFSGILEPLGVGYLELLAIVIPTTFAACMITAFFSNFMGKDLKDDPVYKERLEKGLIKLRGESNIEIKKGAKLSVAIFCVTIFAVVTYATLISKKVGIIVDPALPRNEAIMVFMLACATLITLLCKIDTGKIISASTFKSGMSACICVLGVAWLGTTFVEAHIDGIKTIASDLLNDYPWMLAVTLFFASMLLYSQGATTKALMPAALALGVDPVTAIASFAAVSALFVLPTYPTLLAAVEMDDTGSTRIGKLVFNHPFMIPGIIAIALSVVFGFIVGGMLL; encoded by the coding sequence ATGTTAGGTTTAGAGATTGTAGTAGTATTAGCCGCCATTTTCTTGGGAGCAAGACTTGGTGGTATTGGAATAGGGTATGCTGGTGGATTAGGTGTTCTTGTTTTATGTCTATTTTTTGGACTTAAACCAGGAAGTATTCCAATCGATGTTATTCTAATCATTATGTCTGTTATTGCAGCTATTGCAGCTATGCAAATTGCAGGTGGATTAGATTATATGGTTAAAATTGCGGAGGATATTCTAAGAAAAAATCCTAAACATATTACATATTTAGCTCCTGCTGTTACATATTTTATGACATTACTTGCAGGAACAGGGCATACAGCATATTCAACTCTGCCAGTTATTGCTGAGGTTGCTAAAGAGCAAGGTGTTAGACCTTCAAGACCATTAGGTATCGCTGTTGTTGCATCTCAAATTGCAATTACTGCTTCACCAATTTCAGCAGCAGTTGTTTTCTTTAGTGGTATTTTAGAGCCATTAGGAGTAGGGTACTTAGAGTTATTAGCAATTGTTATTCCAACAACTTTTGCAGCTTGTATGATTACTGCATTTTTTAGTAACTTTATGGGTAAAGATTTAAAAGATGATCCTGTTTATAAAGAAAGACTTGAAAAAGGTCTTATTAAATTAAGAGGTGAATCTAATATTGAGATTAAAAAAGGTGCAAAACTTTCAGTTGCAATCTTTTGTGTAACTATCTTCGCTGTTGTTACATATGCAACTTTAATTAGTAAAAAAGTTGGGATTATTGTTGATCCAGCGTTACCTAGAAATGAAGCGATTATGGTATTTATGTTAGCTTGTGCAACATTAATTACTCTATTATGTAAAATTGATACAGGAAAAATCATTAGTGCTTCAACATTTAAATCAGGTATGAGTGCTTGTATTTGTGTACTTGGGGTTGCTTGGTTAGGAACTACATTTGTTGAAGCTCATATTGATGGAATTAAAACAATTGCTAGTGATTTATTAAATGATTATCCTTGGATGTTAGCTGTAACATTATTCTTTGCAAGTATGTTACTTTATTCTCAAGGTGCAACTACTAAAGCTTTAATGCCAGCAGCGCTTGCACTTGGAGTTGATCCTGTTACTGCGATTGCATCATTTGCAGCAGTAAGTGCTTTATTTGTATTACCTACTTATCCAACACTGTTAGCAGCTGTTGAGATGGATGATACAGGTTCTACAAGAATTGGTAAATTAGTATTTAATCACCCATTTATGATACCAGGTATTATAGCAATTGCCTTAAGTGTTGTATTTGGATTTATTGTTGGTGGAATGTTACTTTAA
- the aspA gene encoding aspartate ammonia-lyase: MRMEHDLLGDKEISNDVYYGVQTARAKENFNITGITLSQFPTFIVSLAKVKKACALANHKLGLLAENKKNAICEACDEIIGGELHEQFIVDMIQGGAGTSINMNANEVIANKALEILGHQKGEYKIVHPNNDVNKSQSTNDAYPTAFRIALYEKIFELIDSMKILRKSFAKKADEFKDVIKMGRTQLQDAVPMTLGQEFHTYVTMIDEDIQRLLEAQQLVREMNLGATAIGTGINSHPDYAHEVELKLQEVTGRPFVTAKDLVEATQDTGAYVQISGVLKRVATKISKICNDLRLLSSGPRTGINEINLPAMQPGSSIMPGKVNPVIPEVVNQVAFQVIGTDVTITLASEGGQLQLNVFEPVIAFNLFNSINMMKNAFETLASKCVDGITANEDRCKELVLHSIGLVTALNPYIGYENSTSVAKEALDTHRSVYDIVLERELLSKEELDDIIKPENMIKPRVR, from the coding sequence ATGAGAATGGAGCATGATCTTTTAGGTGATAAAGAGATCTCTAATGACGTGTACTATGGAGTACAAACTGCAAGGGCAAAAGAAAACTTTAATATAACTGGAATTACATTATCACAATTCCCTACATTTATTGTGTCTTTAGCAAAAGTTAAAAAAGCTTGTGCTTTAGCAAACCATAAATTAGGTTTATTAGCAGAAAACAAAAAAAATGCAATTTGTGAAGCTTGCGATGAAATTATTGGTGGTGAACTTCATGAACAATTTATTGTTGATATGATTCAAGGTGGAGCAGGTACTTCTATTAATATGAATGCAAATGAAGTAATTGCAAATAAAGCTTTAGAAATACTTGGACATCAAAAAGGTGAGTATAAAATTGTTCACCCAAATAATGATGTAAATAAATCTCAATCAACAAATGATGCATATCCAACTGCATTTAGAATTGCACTTTATGAAAAAATCTTTGAATTAATTGATTCAATGAAAATTTTAAGAAAATCATTTGCAAAAAAAGCTGATGAATTTAAAGATGTAATTAAAATGGGTAGAACTCAACTTCAAGATGCTGTACCTATGACTTTAGGACAAGAGTTCCATACATATGTAACAATGATTGATGAAGATATTCAAAGATTATTAGAAGCACAACAATTAGTAAGAGAGATGAACTTAGGAGCAACTGCAATTGGTACAGGGATTAACTCTCATCCAGATTATGCTCATGAAGTAGAATTAAAATTACAAGAAGTAACAGGAAGACCATTTGTTACAGCTAAAGACTTAGTTGAAGCTACACAAGATACTGGTGCTTATGTACAAATTTCTGGAGTATTAAAAAGAGTTGCAACAAAAATTTCAAAAATTTGTAATGACTTAAGATTATTAAGTAGTGGACCTAGAACTGGAATTAATGAAATTAACTTACCAGCAATGCAACCAGGTTCTTCAATTATGCCAGGTAAAGTAAATCCAGTTATTCCTGAAGTTGTAAATCAAGTTGCATTCCAAGTAATTGGAACAGATGTAACAATTACACTTGCAAGTGAAGGTGGACAATTACAACTTAATGTATTTGAACCAGTAATTGCATTTAATTTATTTAACTCAATTAATATGATGAAAAATGCTTTTGAAACTTTAGCTTCTAAATGTGTTGATGGAATCACTGCAAATGAAGATAGATGTAAAGAATTAGTATTACATAGTATTGGGCTTGTAACTGCATTAAACCCATATATTGGATATGAAAACTCAACTTCTGTTGCAAAAGAAGCTTTAGATACACATAGATCAGTATATGACATTGTTTTAGAAAGAGAGCTTTTAAGTAAAGAAGAATTAGACGATATTATCAAACCAGAAAATATGATTAAACCAAGGGTTAGATAG
- a CDS encoding fumarate reductase iron-sulfur subunit: MARQLTIKVLRYDPQNCESKPYFKEYKLTETDSMTIYLALTQIRETMDAGLSFDFVCRAGICGSCAMMINGRPKLACRTLTKDLDSEIILLPLPAFKLIKDLSVNTGEWMEAMTKRVESWIHTNKEIDIADLEERVDPDVADEVFELDRCIECGCCVAGCGTKLIKEDFIGAVGLNRVARFECDPHDERTMEDYYELVGDDNGIFGCMTLLGCEDTCPKHLPLQNKIAYLRRKLVTVK; encoded by the coding sequence ATGGCACGGCAATTAACAATAAAAGTACTAAGATATGATCCACAAAATTGTGAAAGCAAACCATATTTTAAAGAGTACAAATTAACAGAAACAGATAGTATGACAATTTATTTAGCTTTAACTCAAATCAGAGAAACAATGGATGCAGGTTTAAGCTTTGACTTTGTATGTAGAGCGGGTATTTGTGGTAGTTGTGCCATGATGATTAATGGAAGACCAAAATTAGCATGTAGAACACTAACAAAAGATTTAGATAGTGAAATTATACTTTTACCTCTTCCTGCTTTTAAATTAATTAAAGACTTATCTGTAAATACAGGTGAGTGGATGGAAGCTATGACTAAAAGAGTTGAAAGCTGGATTCATACAAATAAAGAAATAGATATTGCTGATTTAGAAGAAAGAGTAGATCCAGATGTAGCAGATGAAGTATTTGAACTTGATAGATGTATTGAGTGCGGATGTTGTGTGGCAGGATGTGGAACAAAACTTATTAAAGAGGACTTTATTGGAGCTGTTGGTTTAAATAGAGTTGCAAGATTTGAATGTGATCCACATGATGAAAGAACAATGGAAGACTACTATGAATTAGTAGGAGATGATAATGGAATTTTTGGATGTATGACTCTTCTTGGTTGTGAGGATACTTGTCCAAAACACCTTCCTTTACAAAATAAAATTGCATATTTACGAAGAAAATTAGTTACTGTAAAATAG